The DNA sequence GTTCGTTATCACGATGGCCTTTTCCCTGGACGTCAAATTGATCGTGTTGTCATGGTCGGTGGTGAAGCACGTCAGAACTGGCTCTGTCGAACACTTGTAAAATCTTTGCGTCTTCCCGGCCAGTTGGGTGATCCACTCGCTCGTCTCGCCTATTCCAGTAATTCAAACGTGACAGGTCTGACTTTCGGCCAGCCACAGCCCGGCTGGGCTGTGCCCTGTGGCCTGACAGCCTGCTCGATCGATCTTTAGGAGCCCTTCACATGCCTAGCAAGAGCTTCCTTCCTGATGATTATGTAGAAGAACGACTTGATCTCCGCGCCAACATTATGAGTGGCGTGCTCTTCGTAATCGTGATGCTTGGTGTTATTGGCGCCTTCTTTGTTACCAATCAAAAGTGGCAGACCATCAGAACTGCTCAGGCAAAGGTCGCCCAGAAGTACGAAGAGGCTGGCCGACAAATCTACGAGCTCACAGAATTAGAAGAGCAAAAGAAGTCAATGCTCTCCAAAGCCGAAATGGCATCAAGCCTTGTTGAACGTGTGCCTCGATCGATCTTATTGGCTGAAGTAATCAATCGTATGCCTGATCAACTCAGCATTCTCGAATTTGATCTCACTTCTGAGAAGGTACGACAACTCACAACAGATCCTTCGACCGGTTCGAATCGTCCTACGCGAGGAAAAACACGCTCAGACGTTGCAAAGGAACTTGATCAACAACCAGCACCCAAATTCCGAGTGAAATTACAAATCACTGGGCTCGCTGTCACAGATCTTGAAGTCTCACAATTTATTCACGCTTTGAAGAACTTTGAGCTTCTCGAAACAGTGTCACTGGAATACTCCGAAGGCAAAGAGATTATGGATGAGGAATATCGTGAGTTTCGTATCCATGTCACGCTCAATGAGACCGCAGATATCAGCAACATCACACCGTTACAGATCCCTCGAGGCCCCGGCGGACAAGTCGCCCGTGCTGTTATCCCTGAAACAGATTCACCAGTAAGAAGCCACACCCTTGCTCATGAACAATTGAGGAACCAATAGCCATGCATATTGGAGCACGACAATGGATCTTCTTTATCTTGTTAGCCACCGTCCCACTGGCTGCGTACTTCTACGTTTTTGAACCTCGCAACAGTGAGATCAGCCAGATTCAAGATAAACTACGTGTCAAACAGGCACGCCTTACACGCTTAGCTGAGATGGAGCGCACCATCTCTGATCTCGGTTCCATGATTGACCAAGGCCGTGACGCAATCGATCAGCTTGAACTCAAGCTACCATCGAAACAACATGTTGATGTCATTCTTGCTCAGGTATGGACCATTGCCAGCCGCAATGGCTTGGAGCCACAGTCATTTAAGACACAAGCAGAGAGACAGGTTGGTTCCTCAGACTATCGCGAAGCGCCCCATCGCATCGAGATTGAAGGGTCATTCGATGGCTTCTATCAGTTTTTATTGGAGCTCGAAGCGTTGCCTCGAATCACCCGTGTTCATTCTTTATCGATCCGTCACTCAGGTGGCCCTTTAGGACCACGCAGTGCAGATCGTGACACAGGCCTCATCAACGCTGACTTCATTCTGAGTATTTACTACGAAGGCTAGGAATGGTCTTTTTTCGTCCGGAGCATGATCATGAATTTAAATGATCCAAACCAAACAAGTGAGGGACAGGAGTTCGAGGGCAATAGCCTTGACCCTGTCTTTGATGAAACCCTTGATGCGATGAATTCCGGAGGCAACACCGGGCGTGGTTCACGTGCCCGCCGCCTGCGAACAGGGGCACTGCTCTTGTCCGGTGCCATCGTCCTTGCATGTGGATCACTGTTTTTCTTAGGGAAGTCTGTACGAAACGCGGCTGCCACGACTGTCAATCCCGTGTTTGAGCAGGTTGACACCTTCATCACCACCTTGACCGGCGGGAACGAAGAAATGCCCGTCAACATTTTGGCAGTTGCTGCAGAAACGGATCGAGCTATTCTTGAGGTACTGAGCGAACCATATACAGCTCGCCAGGTGCTACTCCAAGATGTTCAGCGGAATCCATTTGTGCTATTGACCGCATCTGTCTCAATGCCGGATCCGAACGATGACCTAAACTCAATCGGACGGCACTCAGAAGCTCGTTGGTTGTCGGATCAAAAATCCAGACGCAGTGATATTCTCAAAGCGGCCGAAGAGCTGAAGGTCAAATCAATCATTATGGGCGCTGTCGCTCTTGCGAACGTCAATGGTTCCATTGTCCGAATCAATGACTCTATTATGACAGATGCAGGTATTGAATTCAGAATTAAGGCGATTGGAAACACTGCGGTGACTGCATCTGCACGTGCGCCTGAACTTGATTTAGAAGTCGAAGTTGTTATTCCCCTGAAGCGGAACTAATCCGCTCTCACAAATGGGGACAGACTCAAGTTTATGGAGTATCGACGGTGGGTAAGTTCGATCTAGATGACGTTTTAAAAGAACTTGGTGGTATTGAAGCAGGTCTTGAACACGACGGCACCGATAAAGCCAGTGCTGACAATCGTGCTGCTGATTCCAAAGAACCAGCTGTAGGCACGGAGACAGACCACCATGACCTCGACCGAGTCATCGGTGCGCCTTCAGTTAACTCCGACTCCACAAATAGCGGCGTGCCGATCTTCGTGCGCAATGATCCAAGCGAAACGCCACGCCCTCCAGATCTTACTGGTCGAGGCCTTGGCGAAGAAGCAACCACATCTATGGCAGCTGACGACGCCAATCCAAACCGCATCAGACCAACCGATGCGCTACGGGAAATTTACTCACCAGAAGAAGATGGCATAAGCCAAGAACAAATAGATCTGGGCAGCTGCCTCGTTGAAAGAGAAGTGATCACGGCCGAATTACTAACGAGTGCTCAGCGGGTCATTAAACAATCACCTGGTAAGCCACTTGCAGATACGCTCATCGAAATGGGCGCTTTTGAAGCAGACATCCAAGCCATTGTCGCAGAAATCAATCGCCTCTCTTTCGAACGACTGGACCTTGACCAAGAAGACGCCGTTGATCTGAAATTACTCAATCGTCTTGGAGCAGATTTCTGTCGACAAGCTTTTATACTTCCGCTTCGAAAAGAGGGCACACGCCTTGTCGTTGGAACAGCAAGTCCGGATGATGTATTTCTGCTGGATGATGTCAAACGCCGACTCAAGGTTAGTTCAGTAAAACACGTACTCCTCACCCGCGCTGATATTCGAGCGGTACTTGATACTGCCACCGATACCGAAGCGGAAGAGTACAACATTGATGAACTGTTGAGCGATGTTGAAGAAGACGATGTCGAAGTACTTCGTGCCTCTGATGAAGATAAGTCTGTCGATGATGAAGCTGACAGCTCCCCAGTTGTTCGTTATGTCAATCATATTATTCAAACAGCACTCAAAGAAGGTGCATCAGATATTCATATTGAGCCTGAAGAAAAAGCACTCAAGGTTCGATTCCGAATCGATGGTGTTCTTTATGAAGTCCTGACACCGCCAAAGAAACTATTCGCAGCAATTACATCACGTATAAAAATCATGGCAAACTTGGATATTGCCGAACGCCGACTTCCACAAGATGGTCGGATCCGCGCCAATGTTCATGGCCGCAAAGTTGATCTACGTGTGTCGACCGTACCAACTGCTCGGGGCGAAAAGACTGTACTTCGTATCCTCGACAATCGCGCCATTCAGGTTCCATTGGAAGACTTAGGCTTCTCGACGGAACATTTGACTCACTGGAAGCACCAAATCACACAACCGCACGGGATCATCTTGGTGACGGGACCAACTGGCTCTGGTAAAACGACCACCCTTTATTCATCACTGCAGCAGATGGACTTACGTAAGCTCAACGTGGCTACGGTGGAAGATCCCGTGGAGTATCAAATCGGGAACATCACACAGATCCAAACCCATGAACGCATTGGATTGACTTTTTCTAGTTCCCTTCGCTCCCTGATGCGTCAGGACCCAGATGTCATCATGATTGGCGAAATTCGTGATCAAGAGACTGCAACAATCGCAATTCAGGCATCACTTACTGGACACTTGGTTCTCTCAACATTGCATACCAATGATGCGCCATCCTCGTTGACACGTTTAATTAACATTGGCATTGAGCCATTCTTGATTTCATCCGCCGTCAGCACTGTGCTGGCTCAGCGATTAGTCCGTTGCAATTGCTCACACTGCCTGACAACATCAGAGCTTCCTAAAGAGCTCGAAGATCTGGTACGCGATTCTGGCGTCAATGCCAATAATATTAAACAAAGCACTGGCTGTGAACGATGCCGAAATACTGGCTATCAAGGTCGAGTTGGCCTTTATGAACTACTGCATATCGATGACACCATCCGCGATTCTATCGTTGCAAGCCCCAACGTCACAGAGCTACGAAATCTGTGCGTCCAACGCGGCATGATCACCTTACGCCAAGATGGTTTTTCAAAGGTTGATCGCGGAATTACCACCATTGATGAAGTACTACGCGTCACTGAAGATAGTCGTTAAAGAAACATTACGGCCAGAATGCCGTGACGACTAACACCGCAAAGATAACGACACCGATCAGGAACTTACCCATTGTTCCTAACAGTCGACCAATCGTGGCACCGATTGCTGCCTTAGCCATCGTCCCACCGCCAACTTGATTGCGACCAGTCATCTCACCAATCAATGCGCCCACGAATGTTCCTATCAATGCGCCAATAAGAGTACCGAGAATTGGTATCGGAATGAATGGCGTCAACGCAATAGCGCCGACAATCCCACCAATAATAGCTCCGATCATTCCTCGCTTCGTACCACCTCCTTTACGAGTACCAACGGCACCGGCGATGGCTTCTAAGACCTCACCGAGAACTGCTAGAACGACGCAAACACCAATCCATATCCAACCGAACGTCTCTTTGTCTTCACTGCCAATCCACATGGTGTCAATCAACTCAACCCCAACAGCCAAGATCAACATAAGCCATGTGCCAGGCAAACCCAACAAGACAAGGATGAGGCATCCGGCCGCCAAAAAGGTGAATATCAGAGCAACAAGATATGAGATTATGAGCATGACGCCTGTATCATGATGTAATGACATCATGTCCGTCAACATCCCTCAATATTGTTGCCCTTGCTGTCTTGCTCACAACACTTGCTGCTGAGCCTCTTCGGGGACAAGATTTCAAGCCAGATAACGCCGCATACTGGTACCAGCAAGCAAGTAATGAGATTATGGCACTTCCTGAGGAAGATCTCAACGCCATCTATCTCTACCTTGAAAACCCAATAAGGACTCCCAATCAGCGAGTGGTCAGTGCAATGGAGCGATGCAAAGGCGCCATCGCCCTACTCCACAAAGGTGCCCATCGGCAATACTGTGATCACCACTTAGATTACTCACAAGGCGTCAGCTTACTTGTGCCTCATCTTAGCCCACTTCGAACTGCATCAAAAATTTTGGCTGCCGATGCTAAATTGAATTTAGCACAAGGCAACACCAACAAGGCTGTTGAGAGTCTCAATGCGGGCTATCGCATATCTGATCATACCTCCAGTGATTCACTATTTATAAGCTCTTTGGTTTCGGTCGCTAACTTTACAAGTGTGGACCAGCAAGTGCAGCAAGCTCTTGATCGAGCAGAGCTTGAACCCAGTAACTGTGATCGTTTACTCAGCGCCACGAAGCAACTTAGAGAGAAGGATTTTAATTTCCTTGAGTCCATGGCTATGGAACAAGTAATGATGAGCAATTGGGCGATTCGTGAATTCGAGTCTCCCGGGAGTACTGACTTATCTTTCGAGGAACTTCAAATAGATCCACTGCTGATAACACAGCGCTCACTTGACGAAAATATAAGAGAGTATGACCAAGCCATGGACGAGTTTATGGTCATCTTTCAAGAAGAAGATCTCTTAGAGCAAGAACGAAAACTCTTAGAGTGGAGCAACTTTGTTGAGGGCGGAGGCTATGGCCAACTGGCTGCTCAATTGACGCCCGCATTTGACAAGGTCGCTCAACAGATCACTGCCACGAATTTACAACTCGATCAACGCATCGCCACGCTGGAAAAGATTGCCAGCGGCAATTTAAAACCCGCAGAAAAAGTCAATGCGGCAATCATCTACCAAAACGCTTTTACCCGGTACAAAGAAATACCAGACGAACAGAAGCTTGCTTTGTTAGCAATTGACCCTGGGGCTCCATACCAAACCGGTCCAACAATCAATCAGGAAGACATCACCGCTGCCTTAGCACTGTTTGCCGAAGCAGCAATGCTGGAACAGTGCGATTTTTCAGTACTGCTTCCTGAACCAAGTGCACCACTTGGCCCCTGGTACACCGCTCACATGAGAAACGGGATTCGAGCGATCTTGTTACGAGCTGCTTACCATCTCGCCAACAATCGATTTGAAGATGCCACCGCTGATTTAAATTCTGCCTACCGCATGATCCACCATCTAAGTGAAGACCACCGTCTCTTAAGTGCAATGGTAGCCCAACAAAGCATACGTGAAGCAAATAGAATTCTCGCCCGAATCATCGCTGAGAAACCACAAGATCCGATAGGCAAAGACTTACGACAAACGGTCACCAACCTGTCTGTTTCTGATCCATTTGGGTACATTCAGGCAATTGAAAACGACACGGCTGACATTCGTTTTTGGACGACCTCTCATAAGCACATAGCGCCGTCCATGTCCAGTGCTGACCTGCTCACGCTTATGGCAATCATTGATACGCTTGCCCAGGCTGGAACCGATCGTAACAACATCAGATGGACCGAGGTTGAATTGATGCCTCGCATCATTGACTTAGAAGCGCTCGAACAAGCTCGACAACGTGCGCCGCAAATGGCTTACCTCTTGAAGAGCAAAGAAGTTCAGATGATTATTGATTCTGGTTTGCCAGATATTGCTTCTCTCACACAACGAAAACAAGATGCTCGTTCTGATATACGGCAAGTCTGGCGATTACTAGACAAAAAAGAGATCGGAAACAAGAGCTCTCCGTCTGTCAGCGAATGAATCTCAGTCGACTAAAGTTGGGCACAATTCCTGCCCCACCTTTTGATAGAGGAAGCGGGGCTGGGAAGTAAACAAAGAACGCTTTACCAATCAACAAACGACGGTCCACTAAGTACGGGCTATCGTCGATCTGCGCCGCAATAACTGGAGCTG is a window from the Phycisphaerales bacterium genome containing:
- a CDS encoding PilN domain-containing protein; translated protein: MPSKSFLPDDYVEERLDLRANIMSGVLFVIVMLGVIGAFFVTNQKWQTIRTAQAKVAQKYEEAGRQIYELTELEEQKKSMLSKAEMASSLVERVPRSILLAEVINRMPDQLSILEFDLTSEKVRQLTTDPSTGSNRPTRGKTRSDVAKELDQQPAPKFRVKLQITGLAVTDLEVSQFIHALKNFELLETVSLEYSEGKEIMDEEYREFRIHVTLNETADISNITPLQIPRGPGGQVARAVIPETDSPVRSHTLAHEQLRNQ
- the pilO gene encoding type 4a pilus biogenesis protein PilO gives rise to the protein MHIGARQWIFFILLATVPLAAYFYVFEPRNSEISQIQDKLRVKQARLTRLAEMERTISDLGSMIDQGRDAIDQLELKLPSKQHVDVILAQVWTIASRNGLEPQSFKTQAERQVGSSDYREAPHRIEIEGSFDGFYQFLLELEALPRITRVHSLSIRHSGGPLGPRSADRDTGLINADFILSIYYEG
- a CDS encoding GspE/PulE family protein, whose protein sequence is MGKFDLDDVLKELGGIEAGLEHDGTDKASADNRAADSKEPAVGTETDHHDLDRVIGAPSVNSDSTNSGVPIFVRNDPSETPRPPDLTGRGLGEEATTSMAADDANPNRIRPTDALREIYSPEEDGISQEQIDLGSCLVEREVITAELLTSAQRVIKQSPGKPLADTLIEMGAFEADIQAIVAEINRLSFERLDLDQEDAVDLKLLNRLGADFCRQAFILPLRKEGTRLVVGTASPDDVFLLDDVKRRLKVSSVKHVLLTRADIRAVLDTATDTEAEEYNIDELLSDVEEDDVEVLRASDEDKSVDDEADSSPVVRYVNHIIQTALKEGASDIHIEPEEKALKVRFRIDGVLYEVLTPPKKLFAAITSRIKIMANLDIAERRLPQDGRIRANVHGRKVDLRVSTVPTARGEKTVLRILDNRAIQVPLEDLGFSTEHLTHWKHQITQPHGIILVTGPTGSGKTTTLYSSLQQMDLRKLNVATVEDPVEYQIGNITQIQTHERIGLTFSSSLRSLMRQDPDVIMIGEIRDQETATIAIQASLTGHLVLSTLHTNDAPSSLTRLINIGIEPFLISSAVSTVLAQRLVRCNCSHCLTTSELPKELEDLVRDSGVNANNIKQSTGCERCRNTGYQGRVGLYELLHIDDTIRDSIVASPNVTELRNLCVQRGMITLRQDGFSKVDRGITTIDEVLRVTEDSR
- a CDS encoding DUF456 domain-containing protein, encoding MMSLHHDTGVMLIISYLVALIFTFLAAGCLILVLLGLPGTWLMLILAVGVELIDTMWIGSEDKETFGWIWIGVCVVLAVLGEVLEAIAGAVGTRKGGGTKRGMIGAIIGGIVGAIALTPFIPIPILGTLIGALIGTFVGALIGEMTGRNQVGGGTMAKAAIGATIGRLLGTMGKFLIGVVIFAVLVVTAFWP
- a CDS encoding SIMPL domain-containing protein gives rise to the protein MTSCPSTSLNIVALAVLLTTLAAEPLRGQDFKPDNAAYWYQQASNEIMALPEEDLNAIYLYLENPIRTPNQRVVSAMERCKGAIALLHKGAHRQYCDHHLDYSQGVSLLVPHLSPLRTASKILAADAKLNLAQGNTNKAVESLNAGYRISDHTSSDSLFISSLVSVANFTSVDQQVQQALDRAELEPSNCDRLLSATKQLREKDFNFLESMAMEQVMMSNWAIREFESPGSTDLSFEELQIDPLLITQRSLDENIREYDQAMDEFMVIFQEEDLLEQERKLLEWSNFVEGGGYGQLAAQLTPAFDKVAQQITATNLQLDQRIATLEKIASGNLKPAEKVNAAIIYQNAFTRYKEIPDEQKLALLAIDPGAPYQTGPTINQEDITAALALFAEAAMLEQCDFSVLLPEPSAPLGPWYTAHMRNGIRAILLRAAYHLANNRFEDATADLNSAYRMIHHLSEDHRLLSAMVAQQSIREANRILARIIAEKPQDPIGKDLRQTVTNLSVSDPFGYIQAIENDTADIRFWTTSHKHIAPSMSSADLLTLMAIIDTLAQAGTDRNNIRWTEVELMPRIIDLEALEQARQRAPQMAYLLKSKEVQMIIDSGLPDIASLTQRKQDARSDIRQVWRLLDKKEIGNKSSPSVSE